In Mycobacterium sp. JS623, one genomic interval encodes:
- a CDS encoding Gfo/Idh/MocA family protein translates to MSDLRIAVLGVGVMGADHVTRITSRISGARVAVINDYLPEKAAEVAASVPGSRVATDPFDAINADDVDAVLLATPGPTHEKQLLACLEQGKPVLCEKPLTTDSASSLEVVRREAAMGTPLIQVGFMRRFDPEYQHLKILIDGGELGQPLVMHCVHRNPTVPPSFDSAMVVRDSLVHEVDVTRFLLGEEIASVQIIKPMPNRGAPRGLQDPQIAIFRTVSGRHVDVEVFVTTGVAYEVRTEVVGELGSATIGLDVGLVRKSAPGLWGGRITPGFRERFGTAYDIEVQRWVDAVRSGVNVDGPTAWDGYAAAAVCEAGVRSLQTGEAVDVELAQRVSI, encoded by the coding sequence ATGTCAGATTTGCGTATTGCCGTGCTTGGTGTCGGCGTGATGGGTGCCGACCACGTCACCCGCATCACGAGCCGAATCAGCGGCGCCCGGGTCGCGGTCATCAACGACTACCTGCCGGAGAAGGCCGCGGAAGTCGCGGCTTCCGTTCCCGGCTCGAGGGTGGCCACCGACCCGTTCGACGCGATCAACGCCGACGACGTGGACGCCGTGCTGCTCGCGACGCCGGGGCCCACGCACGAGAAGCAACTGCTGGCCTGCCTCGAACAGGGCAAGCCGGTGCTGTGCGAGAAACCGTTGACCACCGACTCGGCTTCATCGCTGGAGGTGGTGCGCCGCGAGGCTGCAATGGGCACGCCGCTGATTCAAGTGGGTTTCATGCGCCGCTTCGATCCCGAATATCAGCACCTGAAGATCCTGATCGACGGCGGTGAACTCGGCCAGCCGTTGGTGATGCACTGTGTTCACCGAAACCCCACGGTGCCACCGAGTTTCGACTCCGCGATGGTCGTGCGGGACTCCCTGGTGCATGAGGTCGACGTGACGCGGTTCCTGCTTGGCGAGGAGATCGCGTCGGTGCAGATCATCAAACCGATGCCGAATCGCGGTGCGCCGCGCGGACTGCAGGACCCGCAGATCGCGATCTTCCGGACAGTCAGCGGCAGGCACGTCGACGTCGAGGTGTTCGTCACCACGGGCGTCGCCTACGAGGTACGCACCGAGGTCGTCGGCGAACTCGGCAGCGCCACCATCGGTTTGGACGTCGGGCTGGTGCGTAAGTCGGCCCCGGGACTCTGGGGCGGACGCATCACGCCGGGCTTCAGGGAGAGGTTCGGGACTGCCTATGACATCGAGGTGCAGCGCTGGGTCGACGCCGTGCGGTCCGGTGTCAACGTCGATGGGCCGACGGCGTGGGACGGTTACGCCGCGGCCGCCGTCTGCGAGGCCGGTGTCCGCTCGCTGCAGACCGGCGAAGCCGTCGACGTCGAGCTTGCTCAACGAGTGAGCATCTGA
- a CDS encoding sugar phosphate isomerase/epimerase family protein — protein sequence MKVALDPTPLHHDVELLEFPRVVAELGYEYLQLTPHRDFIPFFNHPRADDELVARFRRACADAGVGIASVLPVLRWSGPDEDAREAAVRNWKRVIQITVDLGVNVINTEFSGRPERAEESERAFFRSMEELLPIFEREGIDVRIDPHPDDFVEDGLEALRIIRGLNSPNVGFVFVACHAFHMGGNMTEIIRMAGDRLRLVHVADTMDHRRSHGLRYITNPPGNPARVHQHLKIGDGDVDWDEFFGGLAEIDFYERPDTVMVSSVFAENENAHEVSRYQLATMSDYVSKYRK from the coding sequence ATGAAGGTCGCGCTGGATCCCACTCCGTTGCACCACGATGTCGAGCTGCTCGAATTCCCGCGCGTGGTGGCGGAATTGGGCTACGAGTACCTGCAGCTGACCCCGCACCGGGATTTCATCCCGTTCTTCAATCATCCGCGCGCCGACGACGAACTGGTCGCCCGGTTCCGTAGGGCGTGTGCTGATGCGGGCGTCGGCATTGCCTCGGTGTTGCCGGTGCTGCGCTGGTCTGGTCCCGACGAGGATGCCCGCGAAGCCGCGGTGCGCAACTGGAAGCGCGTCATCCAGATCACCGTCGACCTCGGCGTCAACGTGATCAACACCGAGTTCTCCGGGCGGCCGGAGCGGGCCGAGGAGTCCGAGCGGGCGTTCTTCCGTTCGATGGAGGAGCTGCTGCCGATCTTCGAGCGTGAGGGCATCGACGTCCGAATCGACCCGCACCCAGACGATTTCGTTGAGGACGGGCTCGAGGCGTTGCGCATCATCCGTGGGCTGAACTCGCCGAACGTCGGTTTCGTTTTCGTCGCCTGCCACGCTTTCCACATGGGCGGCAACATGACGGAGATCATTCGTATGGCGGGCGATAGGCTGCGTCTGGTGCATGTCGCGGACACGATGGACCACCGTCGCAGTCACGGCCTTCGCTACATCACCAACCCGCCCGGCAACCCGGCACGAGTGCACCAACACCTCAAGATCGGCGACGGCGACGTCGACTGGGACGAGTTCTTCGGCGGCCTGGCCGAGATCGATTTCTACGAGCGCCCCGACACCGTCATGGTGTCATCGGTTTTCGCCGAGAACGAGAACGCGCACGAGGTGTCGCGCTACCAACTCGCCACCATGTCCGACTACGTATCCAAATACCGCAAATAG
- a CDS encoding CoA-acylating methylmalonate-semialdehyde dehydrogenase: protein MTQTIPHWINNKPYAGDADNSLPVTNPATGAVTGQVALATVEDARTVIDAAAAAFPAWRDTSLAKRTQVLFKFRELLNERKGELAEIITSEHGKVVSDALGEVSRGQEVVEFACGIPHLLKGGFTENASTKVDVYSIRQPLGPVGIISPFNFPAMVPMWFFPIAIAAGNTVVLKPSEKDPSASLWLANLWAEAGLPPGVFNVLQGDKTAVDELLTNPKIKSVSFVGSTPIAQYVYQTGTAAGKRVQALGGAKNHAVILPDADLDLAADAMVNAGFGSAGERCMAISACVAVGPIADDLVAKIAERAHSIKTGDGTGDADMGPLVTRAHRDKVASYIDAGEADGAKIVVDGRGVTADGGADGFWLGPTLIDHVTPEMSVYTDEIFGPVLSVLRVETYDEALDLVNSNPYGNGTAIFTNDGGAARRFQNEVEVGMVGINVPIPVPMAYYSFGGWKASLFGDTHAHGTEGVNFFTRGKAITSRWLDPSHGGIELGFPQNK from the coding sequence ATGACACAGACAATCCCCCACTGGATCAACAACAAGCCCTATGCGGGCGATGCAGACAACAGCCTGCCGGTGACGAATCCGGCGACCGGCGCGGTGACCGGTCAGGTGGCGTTGGCCACCGTTGAGGATGCGCGCACCGTGATTGATGCGGCCGCCGCGGCGTTTCCGGCGTGGCGCGACACCTCGCTGGCCAAGCGCACTCAGGTGCTGTTCAAATTCAGGGAGCTGCTCAACGAGCGCAAGGGTGAACTGGCCGAGATCATCACCAGCGAGCACGGCAAGGTCGTCTCCGATGCCTTGGGTGAGGTGTCGCGTGGCCAGGAGGTCGTCGAATTCGCCTGCGGTATCCCGCATCTACTCAAGGGCGGGTTCACCGAGAACGCCTCGACCAAAGTCGACGTCTACTCCATCCGCCAACCCTTGGGTCCGGTCGGCATCATCAGCCCGTTCAACTTCCCGGCGATGGTGCCGATGTGGTTCTTCCCCATCGCCATCGCCGCCGGCAACACCGTCGTCCTGAAGCCGTCGGAGAAGGATCCCTCGGCGTCGCTGTGGCTGGCCAACCTGTGGGCCGAAGCCGGCCTGCCCCCAGGGGTATTCAACGTTTTACAAGGCGATAAGACCGCCGTCGACGAACTGCTGACCAACCCCAAGATCAAATCCGTGTCGTTCGTCGGCTCCACCCCGATCGCCCAGTACGTCTACCAAACCGGGACCGCGGCCGGAAAGCGCGTCCAGGCATTGGGCGGGGCCAAGAATCACGCGGTGATCCTGCCCGACGCCGATCTGGATCTGGCCGCCGACGCGATGGTCAACGCCGGCTTCGGCTCGGCAGGGGAACGCTGCATGGCGATCTCCGCGTGTGTGGCGGTCGGGCCGATCGCCGACGATCTGGTCGCCAAGATCGCCGAGCGTGCCCACAGCATCAAGACCGGCGACGGCACCGGAGACGCCGACATGGGCCCGCTGGTCACCCGCGCGCACCGCGACAAGGTCGCCTCCTACATCGACGCCGGGGAGGCCGACGGCGCCAAGATCGTCGTCGACGGCCGCGGCGTCACCGCCGATGGTGGTGCCGACGGGTTCTGGCTGGGCCCCACCTTGATCGACCACGTCACCCCCGAGATGAGCGTCTACACCGACGAAATCTTCGGACCCGTGCTCTCGGTGCTGCGCGTGGAAACCTACGACGAAGCCCTCGATCTCGTGAATTCGAACCCGTACGGCAACGGCACCGCGATCTTCACCAACGACGGCGGGGCCGCCCGACGCTTCCAGAACGAGGTCGAGGTCGGCATGGTCGGCATCAATGTGCCGATCCCGGTGCCGATGGCCTACTACAGCTTCGGCGGCTGGAAGGCCTCACTGTTCGGCGACACCCACGCCCACGGCACCGAAGGCGTCAACTTCTTCACCCGCGGCAAAGCCATCACCAGCCGCTGGCTCGACCCCAGCCACGGCGGCATCGAACTCGGCTTCCCCCAAAACAAGTAG
- a CDS encoding glutamine synthetase III family protein, with protein MSGNAVRLQAINSVEAYVPPAISFDPGEAPGEIFGSNVFTKAEMQLRLPKSVFKSVVATIEKGAKLDPAVADAVAAAMKDWALERGATHYAHVFYPMTGLTAEKHDSFLEPVSDGQTLAEFAGKTLIQGEPDASSFPSGGLRSTFEARGYTGWDVTSPAYILENPNGNTLCIPTVFVSMTGDALDYKTPLLRSQQAMGMHAERILKLFGHEKLEKVVSFCGPEQEYFLVDRHFFLARPDLINAGRTLFGAKPPKGQEFDDHYFGAVPERVLGFMMDTERELFKLGIPAKTRHNEVAPGQFEVAPMFERANLASDHQQLLMTTFKTIAKKHGMECLFHEKPFAGVNGSGKHVNFSVGNAELGSLLVPGDTPHENAQFLVFCAAVIRGVHKYAPLLRISVASATNDHRLGANEAPPAIISIFLGDQLADVFEQIAKGAATSSKGKGTMIIGVDTLPPLPTDPGDRNRTSPFAFTGNRFEFRAPGSGQTVAVPMIILNTIMADSFDYIATILEKAVEDGEDFDKSVQKLLTDIITEHGAVVFNGDGYSENWQIEAAERGLPNFKTTPDALPSLIAPESVELFDKYGVFNERELHSRYEVRLEQYVLTIAVEAKLTFEIGSTVILPAAMRYQTELAQNVAALKKAAVTPSLALLESVSEPIAELTNSLTDLKKALTEHSADSAYDEALHARDALLPAMDAVRAAADALESVVADDLWPLPTYQEMLYIL; from the coding sequence TTGAGCGGAAATGCGGTACGCCTGCAGGCGATCAACAGTGTCGAGGCGTATGTCCCTCCTGCGATCAGCTTCGACCCGGGCGAGGCGCCGGGCGAGATCTTCGGGTCGAATGTCTTCACCAAGGCTGAGATGCAGCTGCGCCTGCCCAAGTCGGTCTTCAAATCCGTGGTCGCGACCATCGAGAAGGGCGCGAAACTCGACCCGGCAGTCGCTGACGCGGTGGCCGCCGCGATGAAGGACTGGGCACTGGAGCGCGGCGCCACCCATTACGCCCACGTGTTCTATCCGATGACCGGCCTGACCGCCGAAAAGCATGACAGCTTCCTGGAGCCGGTGTCCGACGGCCAAACATTGGCCGAGTTCGCCGGCAAAACTCTGATCCAGGGAGAGCCAGACGCGTCGAGTTTCCCGTCGGGCGGCTTGCGCAGCACATTCGAGGCACGCGGCTACACCGGCTGGGATGTCACCAGCCCGGCGTACATCTTGGAGAACCCGAACGGCAACACACTATGCATCCCAACGGTGTTCGTGTCGATGACCGGAGACGCTCTCGATTACAAGACTCCGCTGCTGCGTAGCCAGCAGGCAATGGGTATGCACGCCGAGCGCATCCTGAAGCTATTCGGACACGAGAAACTCGAGAAGGTGGTGTCGTTCTGCGGTCCGGAACAGGAGTACTTCCTTGTCGACCGGCACTTCTTCCTCGCGCGGCCGGATCTCATCAACGCCGGCCGCACCCTGTTCGGCGCAAAGCCACCTAAAGGCCAGGAGTTCGACGACCACTACTTCGGTGCGGTGCCCGAGCGGGTGCTGGGCTTCATGATGGACACCGAGCGGGAGCTGTTCAAGCTCGGCATTCCCGCCAAGACTCGGCACAACGAGGTGGCACCCGGCCAGTTCGAGGTGGCGCCGATGTTCGAGCGGGCCAACCTCGCCTCCGACCATCAGCAACTACTGATGACGACGTTCAAGACCATCGCCAAGAAGCACGGCATGGAGTGTCTGTTCCACGAGAAGCCGTTCGCGGGTGTCAATGGATCTGGCAAGCACGTCAACTTCTCGGTAGGGAACGCGGAACTCGGCAGCCTGCTGGTGCCGGGGGACACCCCACATGAGAATGCTCAATTCCTGGTGTTCTGTGCGGCGGTCATCCGGGGTGTGCACAAATACGCACCGCTGCTTCGCATCTCGGTGGCATCGGCCACCAACGACCACCGGCTCGGCGCCAACGAGGCCCCGCCCGCGATCATTTCGATCTTCCTCGGCGACCAGCTGGCCGACGTGTTCGAGCAGATCGCCAAGGGCGCGGCCACGTCGTCCAAGGGCAAGGGCACGATGATCATCGGCGTCGATACCCTGCCGCCGCTGCCGACCGACCCGGGTGACCGCAACCGCACCAGCCCATTCGCGTTCACCGGCAACAGGTTCGAGTTCCGCGCGCCGGGATCTGGCCAGACCGTTGCGGTGCCGATGATCATCCTCAACACGATCATGGCCGACTCGTTCGACTACATCGCAACAATTTTGGAGAAGGCGGTCGAGGACGGTGAGGACTTCGACAAGTCGGTGCAGAAGCTGCTCACCGACATCATCACCGAGCACGGGGCGGTCGTGTTCAACGGCGACGGCTACTCGGAGAACTGGCAGATCGAGGCGGCCGAGCGCGGCCTGCCGAACTTCAAGACCACGCCGGACGCGCTGCCGTCGTTGATTGCACCCGAATCCGTCGAGCTGTTCGACAAGTACGGTGTGTTCAACGAGCGAGAACTGCACAGTCGCTACGAGGTTCGGCTGGAGCAGTACGTGCTGACGATTGCAGTGGAAGCCAAGCTGACGTTCGAGATCGGCTCGACGGTCATACTTCCCGCGGCGATGCGCTACCAGACGGAGCTGGCGCAGAACGTCGCAGCGTTGAAGAAGGCGGCCGTCACGCCGAGCCTCGCACTGCTGGAGTCGGTCTCCGAGCCAATCGCCGAATTGACCAATTCGCTGACGGATCTGAAGAAGGCGCTCACGGAACACTCCGCCGATAGCGCCTACGACGAAGCGTTGCACGCGCGCGACGCGTTGCTGCCGGCAATGGATGCGGTCCGTGCCGCGGCCGACGCGCTGGAAAGCGTTGTGGCCGACGATCTGTGGCCACTGCCGACCTATCAGGAGATGCTCTACATCCTCTGA
- a CDS encoding Gfo/Idh/MocA family protein, with amino-acid sequence MRRLRAGMVGGGPGAMIGAAHRHAVWLDNQYDLAAGIFGRDAAASAEFAATLGVERVYDDYRDMARDEAGRLDVVAVVTPNDSHFDIARAFLEAGIAVVCEKPLTNDSASAAELVAIAKANNVILAVPHIYSAYPMVRHAARMVRNGDLGRIRFVAAEHASGWASADVQQWRMDAERGGVATAVADVGTHAFHLLRYVTGLEATRVSAELSTLVPNRPVFDNATMRLTLSNGAPATVWATMAATGHEHGLRIRVFGDEASLEWRHEDPQHLIVRDLEGGATILAHGMSTLSPDATRLTRVGLGHPEGFLEAFANFYLDLADLLRGHDAPELSIPTGVDGLIGIQLVEAAIASHQHDATWVNFPESP; translated from the coding sequence ATGCGACGGCTGAGGGCAGGGATGGTCGGCGGCGGGCCGGGCGCGATGATCGGCGCCGCGCACCGCCACGCCGTGTGGCTGGACAACCAATACGACCTTGCCGCAGGCATTTTCGGGCGCGACGCAGCAGCGTCGGCTGAGTTTGCCGCTACCCTCGGCGTCGAGCGCGTGTACGACGACTACCGCGACATGGCGCGCGATGAAGCCGGGCGCCTGGACGTCGTCGCGGTGGTAACCCCGAACGACAGCCACTTCGACATCGCCAGGGCTTTCCTCGAGGCGGGCATCGCGGTGGTGTGCGAGAAGCCGCTGACCAATGACTCCGCGTCCGCGGCCGAGCTTGTCGCGATCGCGAAAGCCAACAACGTGATTCTCGCTGTGCCCCATATCTATTCGGCCTACCCGATGGTCCGGCACGCCGCGCGGATGGTGCGCAACGGCGACCTCGGCCGCATTCGCTTCGTCGCCGCAGAACACGCATCGGGCTGGGCATCGGCGGACGTCCAGCAGTGGCGGATGGATGCCGAACGGGGCGGCGTCGCCACCGCTGTCGCCGACGTCGGCACCCACGCGTTTCACTTGCTGCGCTACGTCACCGGACTCGAGGCCACGCGCGTCTCGGCCGAACTCAGCACACTGGTGCCGAACAGGCCGGTGTTCGACAACGCGACGATGCGGCTGACGCTGTCCAACGGCGCGCCGGCAACCGTGTGGGCGACGATGGCGGCCACCGGTCACGAGCATGGCCTGCGGATCCGGGTGTTCGGCGACGAGGCGAGCCTGGAGTGGCGCCACGAAGATCCGCAGCACTTGATCGTCCGCGATCTAGAGGGCGGCGCGACGATCCTGGCGCACGGCATGAGCACGCTGTCCCCCGACGCCACCCGCCTCACCCGCGTCGGCCTCGGCCATCCAGAGGGTTTTCTGGAAGCGTTCGCCAACTTCTACCTCGACCTGGCGGACCTGTTGCGAGGACACGACGCACCCGAGTTGTCCATCCCCACCGGCGTCGACGGTCTGATCGGCATCCAACTCGTCGAAGCCGCCATCGCCTCTCACCAACACGACGCGACCTGGGTGAATTTCCCGGAAAGTCCGTGA
- a CDS encoding FdhF/YdeP family oxidoreductase, which yields MRLGKRRDITHDFDADYDEHAVVVTGPEHEAAGVKAVMVSLQRGLKSMGAARTAAALARLNQRHGFDCPGCAWPEEHGGRKFAEFCENGAKAVAEEATKRVVAPEFFARHSIADLDARPEYWLSQQGRLTHPMVLRPGDDHYRPIEWDEAYRLIADELRALAHPDEAVFYTSGRTSNEAAFLYQLLVRSFGTNNLPDCSNMCHESSGHALIEAIGIGKGSVTVDDVTKADLIVICGQNPGTNHPRMLSTLEKAKENGAKVIAVNPLPEAGLIRFKDPQKVHGVVGNGIPIADEFVQIRIGGDMALFAGIGRLMLEAEDKAPGSVLDRDFIDKYCANFDEYEMQTRAVDIDTVLEATGVDRAQLDRVAAMMMASERTVACWAMGLTQHRHAVPMISEVTNVLLMRGMIGKPGAGLCPVRGHSNVQGDRTMGIWEKMPEEFLAALDDRFGIVSPREHGLDTVGAIRAMRDGHAKVFMGMGGNFAMATPDTAVTEAALRNCALTVQVSTKLNRSHIVHGRTALILPSLGRTDRDIQNGTKQQVSVEDSMSMVHLSRGSLHPPSDQVHSEVAIVCQLARELLGPDHPVPWEQFAGDYDTIRDAIAVVVPGCEDYNRKVRQPDGFQLPHGPRDSREFPTSTGKANFAANPLQWVPVPEGRLVLQTLRSHDQYNTTIYGLDDRYRGVKGGRRVVFVNPADITRFGLAEGERVDLVSEFTDGEDNLQERRAKDFKVVSYSTPVGNAAAYYPETNALVALDHVAEKSNTPVSKAVVIRLERSAGVKSDDRVVT from the coding sequence ATGCGGTTGGGTAAACGACGCGACATCACCCATGACTTCGACGCCGACTACGACGAGCATGCGGTGGTAGTGACCGGTCCGGAGCATGAGGCGGCGGGCGTCAAGGCCGTCATGGTGTCGCTGCAGCGCGGACTGAAATCGATGGGCGCGGCGCGGACCGCTGCGGCGCTGGCCCGGCTGAACCAGCGGCATGGCTTCGACTGCCCCGGCTGCGCATGGCCGGAGGAACACGGTGGCCGCAAATTCGCGGAGTTCTGCGAAAACGGCGCCAAGGCCGTGGCCGAGGAGGCCACCAAACGCGTCGTCGCCCCTGAGTTCTTCGCCAGACACTCGATCGCCGATCTTGACGCCCGACCCGAATATTGGTTGTCACAGCAGGGCCGCCTGACTCATCCCATGGTGCTGCGGCCCGGCGACGACCACTACCGCCCTATCGAATGGGACGAGGCGTACCGGTTGATCGCCGACGAACTTCGCGCGCTGGCCCATCCGGACGAGGCGGTGTTCTACACATCGGGCCGCACCAGTAACGAAGCGGCCTTCCTGTACCAGTTGTTGGTCCGCAGTTTCGGCACGAACAACCTGCCCGACTGCAGCAACATGTGCCACGAGTCGTCCGGGCACGCACTGATCGAGGCCATCGGGATCGGCAAGGGCTCGGTCACCGTCGACGATGTCACCAAGGCCGACCTGATCGTGATCTGCGGACAGAATCCCGGCACCAACCATCCGCGGATGCTGTCGACCTTGGAGAAGGCCAAGGAGAACGGCGCGAAGGTCATCGCCGTCAACCCGTTGCCAGAAGCGGGGCTGATCAGGTTCAAGGATCCGCAGAAGGTGCACGGTGTGGTCGGCAACGGAATCCCGATCGCCGACGAGTTCGTGCAGATCCGCATCGGCGGAGACATGGCGTTGTTCGCAGGTATCGGCCGGTTGATGCTGGAGGCCGAGGACAAGGCGCCTGGCAGCGTGCTCGACCGCGACTTCATCGACAAGTACTGCGCGAACTTCGACGAGTACGAGATGCAGACCCGCGCTGTGGACATCGACACGGTGTTGGAGGCCACCGGCGTCGATCGGGCTCAGCTGGACCGCGTCGCCGCGATGATGATGGCCTCCGAACGCACAGTCGCGTGTTGGGCAATGGGGCTGACGCAGCACCGGCACGCGGTGCCGATGATCTCGGAAGTCACGAACGTCTTGTTGATGCGCGGCATGATCGGCAAGCCCGGTGCGGGACTGTGTCCGGTTCGCGGCCACTCCAACGTTCAGGGCGATCGCACGATGGGCATCTGGGAGAAGATGCCCGAGGAGTTCCTTGCCGCTCTTGACGACCGGTTCGGCATCGTCAGTCCGCGTGAGCACGGCCTTGACACCGTCGGCGCGATCCGCGCGATGCGCGACGGGCACGCGAAGGTGTTCATGGGTATGGGCGGCAACTTCGCGATGGCCACGCCGGACACCGCGGTCACCGAGGCGGCGTTGCGCAATTGCGCACTGACCGTGCAGGTGTCGACGAAGCTGAACCGCAGCCACATCGTGCATGGCCGCACCGCGCTGATTCTGCCATCGCTGGGCCGCACCGACCGAGATATCCAGAACGGCACCAAACAACAAGTGTCGGTGGAGGATTCGATGTCGATGGTGCACCTGTCGCGCGGCAGCCTGCACCCGCCAAGCGATCAGGTGCACAGCGAGGTGGCCATTGTCTGCCAACTGGCTCGCGAACTGCTCGGGCCGGATCACCCGGTGCCGTGGGAGCAGTTCGCAGGCGATTACGACACCATCCGCGACGCCATCGCGGTCGTCGTGCCAGGCTGCGAGGATTACAACCGCAAGGTACGCCAGCCCGACGGCTTCCAGCTGCCCCACGGCCCGCGTGATTCACGCGAGTTTCCAACCAGCACAGGCAAAGCCAACTTCGCAGCCAACCCGCTGCAGTGGGTGCCCGTGCCCGAAGGGCGGCTGGTGTTGCAGACCCTGCGCAGCCACGATCAGTACAACACCACCATTTACGGTCTCGATGACCGTTACCGCGGCGTCAAGGGTGGTCGTCGCGTGGTATTCGTCAATCCCGCCGACATAACGAGATTCGGGCTCGCCGAGGGTGAACGTGTCGACCTGGTCTCGGAGTTCACCGATGGCGAGGACAACCTGCAGGAGCGGCGCGCCAAGGACTTCAAGGTCGTGTCCTACTCGACGCCGGTCGGCAACGCCGCGGCGTATTACCCGGAGACCAATGCCTTGGTGGCGCTGGATCATGTTGCAGAGAAGTCGAATACCCCGGTGTCCAAGGCGGTCGTGATTCGGCTCGAGCGCTCGGCCGGCGTGAAGTCTGACGATCGGGTGGTCACTTAG
- the fdhD gene encoding formate dehydrogenase accessory sulfurtransferase FdhD: MGRVTARRRVQHVTADSAVARPDTLVVEEPLEIRVNGTPITVTMRTPGSDIELAQGFLLTEGVIANRDDVLTVRYCKGATDEGVNTYNVLDVTLAPGVEMPDVDVTRNFYTTSSCGVCGKASLDAVRLISRHCPGDDPSTVATETLSAMPDKLRAAQKVFASTGGLHGAALFDTDGTMLAVREDIGRHNAVDKVIGWALEADRIPLAATVLLVSGRASFELTQKAVMAGIPVLAAVSAPSSLAVDLASQSGLTLVAFLRGESMNVYTRPDRVKH, from the coding sequence GTGGGACGGGTGACGGCCCGGCGCCGGGTTCAGCACGTGACCGCCGACAGCGCGGTCGCGCGACCCGACACGCTGGTCGTCGAGGAGCCTCTGGAGATCCGCGTCAACGGCACACCGATCACCGTCACGATGCGCACACCCGGATCGGATATCGAACTGGCGCAAGGCTTTCTGCTCACCGAGGGGGTGATCGCCAACCGCGACGACGTGTTGACCGTGCGGTACTGCAAGGGCGCCACCGACGAAGGCGTCAACACCTACAACGTGCTCGATGTGACACTGGCGCCCGGCGTCGAGATGCCCGACGTTGATGTCACCCGCAATTTCTACACCACGTCCTCGTGCGGAGTGTGCGGCAAGGCGTCGCTGGATGCCGTGCGGCTCATCAGCAGGCACTGCCCCGGTGACGACCCGTCGACGGTGGCCACCGAAACGCTCTCAGCCATGCCGGACAAGCTGCGAGCCGCGCAGAAGGTGTTCGCCAGCACCGGCGGCCTGCACGGTGCCGCCCTGTTCGACACCGACGGCACCATGTTGGCCGTGCGCGAAGACATCGGCAGGCACAACGCCGTCGACAAGGTCATCGGCTGGGCGCTGGAGGCCGACCGCATCCCGCTGGCCGCGACCGTGCTACTGGTCAGCGGGCGCGCATCGTTCGAACTCACTCAAAAGGCCGTGATGGCAGGCATTCCCGTTTTGGCCGCGGTGTCTGCGCCGTCATCGCTGGCGGTGGACCTGGCCAGCCAGTCCGGGCTGACGCTGGTGGCGTTCCTGCGGGGCGAATCGATGAACGTCTACACCCGGCCAGACCGCGTCAAACACTGA
- a CDS encoding alpha/beta fold hydrolase, translating to MVAVTGVGFDRHEVRRSRPSVTAAVASPEIINLNGHRVAYRDAGAGEVLLLVHGLSGSSSSWAEVMPKLSSKYRVIAIDLLGHGRSDKPRGEYSPAVFARLLRDLLDALGIDTVTVVGHSLGGGVAMTFAAQHRSYCRRLVLLNSGGFGSEVSALLRMCSVPGAGFVLPLIAAGRAIWTGEAATVRESVPNRDDRRVFLRTLRSVVNLRGQAASALSCLHAFADLPTQIIGGENDRIIPVAHAHAAHHALPGSRLDIIAGAGHDPQMQQSEIVADLIDDFVTQTCEVSSLALAA from the coding sequence ATGGTCGCCGTCACAGGCGTCGGCTTCGATCGCCATGAGGTTCGGCGATCCCGCCCGTCTGTGACGGCTGCCGTCGCATCCCCGGAGATCATCAACCTCAATGGCCACCGGGTGGCATATCGCGACGCCGGAGCAGGCGAGGTATTGCTGCTGGTGCACGGCCTGAGCGGTAGCTCGTCCAGCTGGGCGGAGGTGATGCCGAAACTTTCGAGCAAGTATCGCGTCATCGCAATTGATCTCTTGGGCCATGGTCGATCGGACAAGCCGCGCGGTGAATATTCACCTGCCGTGTTTGCCCGCCTTCTTCGTGACCTGCTGGATGCCCTCGGGATCGACACGGTGACGGTGGTTGGCCACTCGCTCGGCGGTGGGGTGGCGATGACGTTCGCCGCACAGCACCGGAGCTACTGCAGGCGACTGGTCCTGCTCAACAGTGGCGGCTTCGGCTCCGAGGTCAGCGCTCTGCTGCGGATGTGCTCAGTGCCCGGCGCAGGGTTCGTTTTGCCGCTCATCGCCGCCGGCCGTGCGATTTGGACCGGGGAGGCCGCAACCGTTCGCGAGTCGGTTCCGAATCGAGATGACCGGCGGGTTTTCCTGCGAACCCTGCGATCCGTGGTCAACCTGCGCGGCCAGGCGGCCTCGGCGCTGTCATGCTTGCACGCTTTCGCGGATCTGCCGACCCAGATCATCGGTGGCGAGAACGACCGGATCATCCCGGTGGCCCACGCGCACGCAGCACACCACGCGCTGCCGGGCAGTCGACTGGACATCATCGCAGGGGCGGGGCACGACCCGCAGATGCAGCAATCTGAAATCGTGGCGGATCTCATCGACGACTTTGTTACCCAAACCTGCGAGGTTTCGTCGCTGGCTCTGGCCGCGTAG